The Bacteroidota bacterium genome window below encodes:
- a CDS encoding response regulator transcription factor, translating to MISAIIVDDEKANRNSLKKLLRENCPMIQVIDEAGSTAEAYHLIRLNSPQLVFLDIELSERSAFDLLNMFDEVNFKIIFVTAHSHYAIKAIKFSAIDFLLKPVEASDLIESTKKAIKEINYNHQAQYKGLVENLQSERVHKLAVPIQNGLVFLSTDEIIRLEADVNYTYIFSLNEKYTAAKGIKEYETLLNEFNFFRIHKSHLINLKHVKQFSRTDGYFVQMSDGSNVEISRRKKDEFVEAMSLR from the coding sequence ATGATTTCAGCAATAATAGTCGATGACGAAAAAGCAAACCGGAATTCTCTTAAAAAACTATTACGGGAAAATTGTCCGATGATCCAGGTGATTGATGAAGCCGGATCAACTGCAGAGGCATATCATCTTATCAGGTTAAATTCACCACAATTAGTTTTCTTGGACATTGAATTATCAGAAAGGAGTGCATTCGATCTGCTCAATATGTTCGACGAAGTAAACTTTAAAATTATTTTTGTTACTGCTCATTCTCACTATGCAATAAAGGCAATAAAATTTTCTGCTATCGATTTCTTACTCAAACCAGTCGAAGCATCGGATCTTATAGAATCCACAAAAAAAGCCATCAAGGAAATAAACTATAATCATCAGGCCCAGTACAAGGGACTTGTCGAGAATCTTCAATCCGAAAGAGTTCATAAGCTGGCTGTACCAATTCAAAACGGCTTGGTGTTTTTATCAACTGATGAGATCATCAGACTTGAAGCTGACGTAAATTACACCTATATCTTCAGTTTGAATGAAAAGTACACTGCGGCAAAAGGAATTAAAGAGTATGAAACATTATTGAATGAATTTAACTTTTTCAGAATTCATAAATCACATCTTATTAATTTAAAACATGTAAAACAATTCAGTCGTACAGACGGATATTTTGTTCAAATGAGTGATGGCTCGAATGTTGAAATTTCACGAAGGAAAAAAGATGAATTTGTTGAGGCTATGAGTTTACGCTGA
- a CDS encoding choice-of-anchor D domain-containing protein — MNSELFSPKKAIIALLALVFCFIQTVNSATLELKLFLQGYYISGGTMNPLLFNSGLSMDATDVDNITVKLIDPMTFAVQETVTGTLKSDGSCIVTVSSLTGSEYYLNICHRNTLQTMSADPVMLSNITVYDFTTTASNSFGGNVIEVESGVYALYTGDVNHDCIINEMDRDIVSDDIVLFLNGYVCTDLNGDGFVEAADLLNIESNILLGVSCQFSGSFPPCPGCVEPSSVLSWPDTYAEICSGDAPLQLSGATPTGGTYSGFGVDANGVFHPMHPASLGLQVLTYTYFNPATQQNETINNSILVVNCPCIETECRDFNDNDLHGWIPDTASPNVSLSISNSGSQLGTNDYYISAFDIDGPSKVETGIDFNGRWCCGEFCYDIKLFEDADNTAVLAAQPVFYIMRGPKGFKYTANNYIRETDGWLRICAPITNCNPMPTSPNGVWTPIAGTNANDWDPVTNHLDAILFEADQFGNAGEIRGFDNVCFNSTGLEVTLDRIGCDTIQAHVISCCGPYTYSWSGGTMINDSTIINLTGGTTYTLTVGNILGESTTTSIIVDEITADAGFDQTTCQINAPLFLQGTTNVIGASIVWTALGQGSISGGQGTTDLMVSGEGCYEFTVTDPLTGCTASDIVCVILESCPAEALDFDGIDDYISLGPNSLIKPEPELTVEIWLHQSDWAAVLDKTIIGNTQGGGYSIEFDPGNMLSSWVFRNGTYGIASFNCSGLSSGWHHLAMTYDGRYNKLFVDGIMVASNDAGGIYPIVYNIDNSTIIGAEASDFDEPEQNTNCVGIYDELRIWDYARDCGELILTKNCELSGAEPGLLAYYKFNQGFDAQSNPLEIKPFDSKTNSLLGDLRNFTLDGPTSNWIAPGAVSIGSSCSGTIDVAEIEIKGNGIIIQDGDVTADVSDHTDFGTVNLTNSVSQTYTIFNTGTSPLNILSLSVSGSDFTISGLTPASPILPGNSATFIITFSPLASGIKTATVHIINDDCDENDYEFAIQGTREDCFTCNSLNTTPSLVINTGYNENTNSALGIGATELNWAITQQPSWSSLTLPASGSTIYYNPFNNPNFFPFPLSQWISIDASGYAGSNLYSDLPFTFDYEFCLCEDDSVTFDLHSLADDSLAIYVNNFSNTLYYQSVTLTGQQAGQQNFLYTIFLEKGSHRLKADLRNAGGPLGIDISGTISGNHLLKHGSCKTSFLFANAGRDTVVCNSNSGIALHGTTNIAGAQIIWTPLNGGLINSGQATSDPTVIGEGCYEFKVIDPITLCEYSDTVCISLSTLSVNVTPPSDVCIGEQGALILTVNGGNANYSYTITPGYTQGTITNNIPFTTPQIYAADDYTIIITDAAGCVTTTTTTVEEINCCCIGSFVQNSGFTDGLTVSGNIGSGGTVSNWSRATNSPQIIVAQGCQDNGYVRMWGNKFSAESIQQTIPAQILEGHKYKLCFCARWNDINTPPTADQFVRFLFRASNGTLLDNSPTTGAIARSVVGTSIDITNTGTWVTYELDEWIADADYTTLTISVTNDSPIDDASEVSWGEIDNICMSLSPCDDFPEVDAGTDQEICAGSCATLASPTYAGTTMSWYKMPERTLISNSNTTTVCPNISTCYMLLVTDASGCSDSDFVCISVYSVLVTATVENVLCSGQSSGRIYGQVLGGLPGFTVVIDPDPNSVNPILSENYSFDNLPAGSYIITGVDGNGCTYTETFVVSEPLPISVTLTPPTDLCFGEQGPIGITASGGTGDYSYIIQPWATPGVLSNGSSITTIATFAAGTYTFTLTDNNGCTSSSNFTITPINCCDSLNPLGKELVVNGDFRNSSASIGSSLSLSCLCSFNSYCIGTNAQSKCGLLLNIADHSNTVSGTSGPYNFLIIDGHDSAPATIWSQNLGTLTGGKTYVFSYWIHPKISQPSPKPSMSLQVRDVLNNTIYTLHSVVSSAIPNQWTQYVGTWTPSTDITSAELFLFQTNFGYSGNDYGIDDISFKGCQPDCPDSILTTSLVMSTGFDHNTNSTYGTNVSDGGWSVVHATPDITAAKPYSAWTIAKHPSWPSALGNGQWISAYNHYRDEYSNPAPDSAYEFEYCFCLCKADTVKFDFNALADDYAEFYLAEDPGTIFGSVSSWSTPEHIQYQKFLPAGQHCIRAAVRNLYSVAMGISIAGTIESDYLLKWGECDGVKPIIAGPIDINVPNDPQVGTATVTNVSCWGVNDGNISVPVYGGTPPYTYTWSNGVTTPTNVGLAPGNYTLTVIDSLGSSASGTYTITEPAALTVTPNVLTNVLCYGGSEGSVELITSGGIGNITFELTYSYIDKARDACSSNSECPRGFFCKYMGAGNPGICTKSLNFANTDDLAAGIFHVIATDSMGCTSVVDSFIITQPDSLQITATSGTIQCFGNSTAVMVTATGGTVPYIGTGSFSQFAGTATYSIIDANGCPGSVEVSLSQPSKVEGSTTATIPGCSGNDGSASVIATGGTGSYSYLWSANAGSQTTATASGLLPGNYSVIITDANGCTGSAFATVGNPTATLLQAPGPISGPSAACRNSSGIVYSVSVVPGATSYVWTLPNGATGSSTTNSITLSFSSNYNGGFISVAGVNICGPGLQVSKNIPVITTYPTQPTIIVGPAIACGPSTATYSTTANNALGFNWTVSGGITILSGQGTNTITVNLPAGFGQGSVQVYSTNCYSNSAVRGMIVTGNPILGAVSGSNYVCANSSSTYSIAVVPGATSYVWSVTGNATLGATTLTSTTSSQVINFGPGWTSGIVTVTGFNYCGSSSKSFTVFSTPTQPGSISGLGAGLCGLTNQLYSIAPVAGATNYQWTVPSGVTINSTNGLSINVNFTPAFTSAAGNICVSALNACGASPQRCYTVTSRPAIPTVTGSDAVCKSNNSVSYSATTTSIATSWNWTVTGGATITPSGSSAIVNYTSATTSSAIVRANANNNCGSGQPGQKNVAVNLGCRNGIENTEAITESAFNVYPNPTKGNVNITFNASENEKFAIKITDMLGNLVSDQQMKSAIGFNSFEVNLDKIAKGVYIVSVRSENLTFETQRLVIE, encoded by the coding sequence ATGAATTCAGAACTATTCTCTCCAAAAAAAGCAATCATAGCATTGCTGGCACTTGTTTTCTGTTTTATACAGACAGTTAACTCTGCAACCTTAGAACTCAAATTATTTCTACAGGGGTATTACATTTCCGGCGGTACAATGAATCCGCTATTATTTAATTCCGGATTAAGTATGGACGCCACTGATGTGGACAATATTACTGTCAAACTTATCGATCCGATGACCTTCGCAGTACAAGAAACAGTTACAGGAACTTTGAAATCAGACGGGTCATGTATTGTTACGGTATCTTCATTAACCGGATCAGAGTATTATCTGAACATCTGCCATAGGAATACCTTACAAACGATGAGTGCTGATCCTGTCATGCTTTCAAATATAACTGTGTATGATTTCACTACAACAGCATCAAACTCTTTCGGAGGAAATGTAATTGAAGTTGAATCCGGAGTATATGCCCTTTATACAGGTGATGTAAATCATGATTGCATCATCAATGAAATGGACAGGGATATTGTTTCTGATGATATCGTTTTATTTTTAAATGGTTACGTCTGTACTGATTTGAATGGAGATGGTTTTGTCGAAGCCGCAGATCTCCTGAACATCGAATCCAATATTCTGCTTGGGGTGTCCTGTCAGTTCTCAGGTTCATTCCCTCCTTGTCCCGGTTGCGTTGAACCTTCCAGTGTACTAAGCTGGCCTGATACATATGCTGAGATCTGCAGTGGCGATGCTCCACTTCAATTGTCAGGTGCAACTCCAACGGGTGGAACTTATTCCGGGTTTGGTGTAGATGCAAATGGCGTTTTTCATCCAATGCATCCGGCGAGTTTAGGATTACAAGTGCTGACTTATACCTATTTTAATCCGGCAACTCAACAAAATGAAACAATCAACAACAGTATACTTGTAGTAAATTGCCCTTGTATTGAAACTGAATGCCGGGATTTTAATGACAATGATCTTCATGGATGGATTCCTGATACTGCTTCACCAAATGTAAGTTTATCAATAAGCAATTCAGGATCTCAACTTGGAACAAATGATTATTATATCAGTGCATTTGACATTGATGGGCCGTCCAAAGTTGAAACAGGTATTGACTTTAATGGTCGCTGGTGTTGCGGTGAATTCTGTTATGATATTAAATTGTTTGAAGATGCAGATAACACTGCTGTTTTAGCAGCACAACCGGTATTTTACATTATGCGTGGTCCTAAGGGATTTAAATACACAGCAAACAATTATATTCGTGAAACAGATGGATGGTTAAGAATCTGTGCACCGATTACAAATTGCAACCCAATGCCAACTTCTCCGAATGGAGTTTGGACACCTATAGCCGGAACAAATGCAAACGACTGGGATCCTGTAACAAATCATTTAGATGCAATATTATTTGAAGCAGATCAATTTGGAAATGCCGGAGAGATCAGAGGATTTGATAATGTTTGTTTTAATTCAACAGGACTGGAAGTAACATTAGATCGAATAGGTTGTGATACAATTCAAGCCCATGTAATCAGTTGTTGCGGGCCATATACCTATTCATGGTCAGGTGGGACAATGATCAATGATTCTACTATCATCAATTTAACTGGTGGAACAACATATACTTTAACTGTTGGAAATATACTTGGTGAATCAACTACAACTTCTATAATTGTAGATGAAATTACAGCAGATGCAGGATTTGATCAAACAACATGTCAAATCAATGCACCACTCTTTCTTCAAGGAACAACGAATGTAATTGGCGCTTCAATTGTATGGACAGCTCTTGGCCAGGGTTCTATTTCCGGAGGACAAGGCACAACTGACCTGATGGTTTCAGGAGAAGGCTGCTATGAATTTACAGTCACAGATCCACTAACCGGATGTACTGCTTCAGATATAGTTTGTGTCATCTTAGAAAGTTGTCCTGCTGAAGCATTAGATTTTGATGGCATTGATGACTATATAAGTCTTGGTCCAAATAGTTTAATCAAACCTGAACCAGAACTTACTGTTGAAATCTGGCTTCATCAATCAGATTGGGCAGCTGTACTTGATAAAACAATTATAGGGAATACTCAAGGCGGAGGATATTCAATTGAATTTGACCCGGGAAATATGTTAAGTTCATGGGTTTTCAGAAATGGAACATATGGTATTGCTTCTTTCAATTGTTCAGGATTATCATCGGGCTGGCATCACTTAGCAATGACATATGATGGTCGCTACAATAAATTATTTGTCGATGGAATCATGGTTGCAAGTAATGATGCAGGTGGCATTTACCCTATTGTTTACAATATTGACAATTCCACAATTATAGGTGCCGAAGCATCTGACTTCGATGAGCCTGAGCAAAACACAAATTGTGTTGGAATTTATGATGAACTAAGAATCTGGGATTATGCAAGAGATTGCGGCGAGTTAATTCTCACAAAGAATTGTGAATTGTCGGGTGCAGAACCAGGACTATTAGCTTACTATAAATTCAATCAGGGATTTGATGCACAATCAAATCCTCTAGAAATAAAACCTTTTGATAGTAAAACAAACTCTTTGCTTGGCGATCTTAGAAATTTCACGCTGGATGGACCTACTTCAAACTGGATTGCACCTGGCGCAGTTAGTATTGGCAGCAGTTGTTCCGGAACAATCGATGTAGCTGAAATTGAAATCAAAGGAAATGGTATAATCATTCAGGATGGCGATGTGACTGCTGATGTTTCAGATCATACAGATTTTGGAACTGTAAATCTTACAAATAGTGTATCACAGACATATACAATATTCAATACGGGAACTTCACCATTAAACATACTTAGTCTTTCAGTTTCAGGAAGTGATTTTACAATCAGTGGACTTACTCCTGCATCCCCTATTCTACCCGGAAATTCAGCAACGTTTATAATTACTTTTTCTCCTCTTGCGTCAGGAATTAAGACAGCAACTGTCCATATTATTAACGACGATTGTGATGAAAATGACTATGAATTTGCAATTCAAGGAACAAGAGAAGATTGTTTTACATGTAACAGTCTGAACACAACTCCATCATTAGTTATTAATACAGGATATAATGAAAACACAAATTCAGCTTTGGGTATCGGAGCAACTGAACTTAATTGGGCAATCACACAGCAACCAAGTTGGTCTTCATTAACGCTTCCTGCAAGTGGAAGTACGATATATTATAATCCCTTTAACAACCCCAACTTTTTCCCGTTCCCACTAAGTCAATGGATTTCAATTGATGCTTCAGGTTATGCTGGAAGTAATTTGTATTCGGACTTACCATTTACATTTGACTATGAATTCTGTTTGTGTGAAGACGATTCAGTAACGTTTGATTTACATAGTCTTGCTGATGATTCGCTGGCTATCTATGTAAATAATTTTTCGAATACATTATATTATCAATCAGTAACTCTCACTGGACAACAAGCCGGACAACAAAATTTTTTATATACCATTTTCTTAGAGAAAGGAAGTCATCGATTGAAAGCTGATCTCAGAAACGCTGGTGGGCCGCTTGGTATTGATATAAGTGGAACAATTTCCGGAAATCATCTTTTGAAACATGGTTCATGCAAGACATCATTTTTGTTTGCTAATGCAGGACGTGATACAGTAGTATGCAACTCAAATTCAGGGATTGCTTTACATGGGACAACAAATATTGCCGGCGCACAAATTATTTGGACACCGCTAAATGGAGGTTTAATAAATTCCGGTCAAGCAACTTCGGATCCTACAGTAATTGGCGAGGGCTGTTATGAATTCAAGGTTATTGATCCAATTACTCTATGTGAATATTCTGATACTGTATGCATATCCTTAAGTACACTTTCAGTAAATGTTACACCTCCATCTGACGTTTGTATTGGTGAACAAGGTGCTCTTATCCTTACAGTAAATGGCGGAAATGCAAACTACTCTTATACAATTACGCCAGGCTATACTCAAGGTACAATTACGAATAATATTCCTTTTACAACGCCTCAAATTTATGCAGCCGATGATTATACAATTATTATTACCGATGCTGCAGGGTGTGTTACAACAACCACTACAACTGTTGAAGAAATAAATTGTTGTTGCATTGGAAGCTTCGTTCAAAATTCAGGATTTACAGATGGTCTGACGGTGTCCGGAAATATTGGTTCCGGTGGTACCGTTTCAAACTGGAGCAGAGCAACTAATTCTCCTCAGATAATTGTTGCACAAGGCTGTCAGGATAATGGCTATGTGAGAATGTGGGGAAATAAATTTTCTGCAGAATCAATACAACAAACTATTCCTGCTCAAATCTTAGAAGGACATAAGTATAAACTTTGCTTCTGTGCAAGATGGAATGATATCAATACTCCACCGACAGCAGATCAGTTTGTGAGATTTTTATTCCGAGCTTCAAACGGAACATTGCTTGACAATTCCCCTACTACAGGTGCTATTGCAAGATCAGTGGTCGGAACGTCAATTGACATTACAAATACCGGAACATGGGTAACATATGAATTAGATGAGTGGATTGCTGATGCAGATTACACAACTCTAACAATCAGTGTAACCAATGACAGTCCGATCGATGATGCCAGTGAAGTATCATGGGGAGAAATTGACAACATTTGTATGTCACTTTCTCCATGCGATGATTTTCCTGAAGTGGATGCCGGTACTGATCAAGAAATATGTGCCGGAAGTTGTGCTACTCTGGCAAGTCCAACTTATGCAGGTACAACAATGTCATGGTACAAAATGCCTGAGCGCACTTTAATATCGAATAGCAATACAACAACTGTTTGTCCGAATATCAGTACTTGTTACATGCTTTTAGTAACAGACGCTTCGGGCTGTTCAGATTCAGATTTCGTTTGCATAAGTGTTTACTCTGTCTTGGTTACTGCAACAGTAGAAAACGTATTGTGCAGTGGACAAAGTTCAGGTCGTATTTATGGACAAGTATTAGGAGGTCTTCCGGGATTTACTGTTGTGATTGATCCTGACCCAAATAGTGTGAATCCAATCTTATCAGAAAATTATAGTTTTGATAACCTGCCTGCAGGATCATACATCATTACAGGTGTAGATGGAAATGGTTGTACATACACAGAAACTTTTGTGGTATCAGAACCCTTACCAATATCCGTTACGTTAACTCCGCCAACTGACCTTTGCTTCGGTGAACAGGGTCCGATAGGCATTACTGCATCAGGTGGAACAGGTGACTATAGTTATATAATTCAACCCTGGGCAACACCGGGAGTGCTCTCAAATGGATCATCGATAACTACGATAGCAACTTTCGCAGCAGGTACATATACATTCACTCTTACTGATAATAACGGCTGTACTTCATCAAGCAATTTCACAATAACTCCAATCAACTGTTGCGATTCACTGAATCCATTAGGAAAAGAACTTGTTGTAAATGGAGATTTTAGAAATTCTTCTGCCAGCATAGGTAGTAGTTTAAGTCTATCATGCTTATGTTCATTTAATTCTTACTGCATTGGAACTAATGCTCAATCTAAATGTGGATTACTTTTGAATATAGCTGATCATTCAAATACAGTTAGTGGAACTTCAGGCCCTTATAATTTCCTCATCATTGATGGACACGATTCAGCTCCGGCAACAATATGGTCACAAAATTTAGGTACACTAACAGGTGGTAAAACATATGTCTTTAGTTATTGGATCCATCCAAAAATTTCACAGCCTTCACCAAAACCATCAATGTCACTGCAAGTTCGTGATGTTTTAAATAATACAATCTATACTTTACATTCCGTAGTTAGCTCAGCAATTCCAAATCAGTGGACACAATATGTTGGTACATGGACACCATCAACCGACATTACTTCAGCAGAATTATTTTTATTCCAAACGAACTTCGGTTATTCAGGAAATGACTATGGTATTGACGATATCTCATTCAAAGGTTGTCAGCCTGATTGTCCGGATTCAATACTTACTACATCACTTGTTATGAGTACAGGATTTGATCACAATACTAATAGTACATATGGAACAAATGTTTCGGACGGTGGCTGGTCAGTAGTTCATGCTACGCCTGACATTACAGCCGCAAAACCATATTCTGCATGGACGATTGCGAAGCATCCGTCATGGCCAAGTGCTTTAGGTAATGGTCAATGGATTTCAGCTTACAATCATTACAGAGATGAATATTCAAATCCTGCTCCTGATTCAGCTTATGAATTCGAATATTGTTTCTGTCTTTGCAAAGCTGACACAGTCAAATTTGATTTCAATGCACTTGCCGATGACTATGCTGAATTCTATCTTGCAGAAGATCCGGGAACCATCTTTGGAAGTGTAAGTTCATGGTCAACACCGGAACATATTCAATATCAAAAATTCTTACCTGCAGGACAACATTGCATCAGAGCAGCAGTCAGAAATTTGTATTCAGTAGCAATGGGAATTAGCATTGCAGGAACTATCGAATCAGATTATCTTTTGAAATGGGGAGAATGTGATGGTGTTAAACCGATAATCGCAGGACCAATTGATATCAATGTACCAAATGATCCACAAGTCGGAACTGCTACAGTAACAAATGTTTCTTGTTGGGGAGTAAATGATGGCAATATCAGTGTACCGGTTTATGGTGGTACACCGCCATATACATATACATGGAGTAATGGAGTTACAACTCCTACGAACGTTGGTCTGGCACCGGGAAATTATACTTTAACTGTAATTGATAGTCTTGGAAGCAGTGCTTCTGGAACATATACAATTACAGAACCAGCTGCTCTTACTGTTACTCCAAATGTATTGACTAACGTCTTATGTTATGGTGGCAGTGAAGGATCTGTTGAACTTATAACAAGTGGTGGAATAGGAAATATCACTTTTGAACTTACTTACTCTTATATTGACAAAGCAAGAGACGCATGTAGTAGTAATTCGGAATGTCCACGAGGTTTCTTTTGCAAGTACATGGGAGCAGGAAATCCAGGAATATGCACTAAGTCATTAAATTTTGCCAATACTGATGATTTAGCAGCAGGAATTTTCCACGTCATTGCAACTGATTCAATGGGTTGTACTTCAGTTGTTGATTCATTTATCATAACTCAACCTGATTCTTTACAAATAACAGCAACATCAGGAACTATACAGTGTTTTGGAAACTCAACAGCTGTAATGGTAACAGCGACCGGTGGTACTGTTCCTTACATTGGCACAGGCTCATTCAGTCAGTTTGCCGGAACAGCAACCTATTCAATTATTGATGCGAATGGTTGTCCGGGATCAGTCGAAGTTTCATTATCGCAGCCATCCAAAGTTGAAGGAAGTACTACTGCAACGATTCCGGGATGTTCGGGTAATGATGGTTCTGCTTCAGTTATCGCAACAGGTGGTACAGGAAGTTATTCTTACCTATGGTCTGCCAATGCCGGATCACAAACAACTGCAACAGCATCAGGATTGTTACCAGGAAATTATTCTGTGATCATTACAGATGCTAACGGCTGTACCGGATCTGCTTTTGCAACTGTTGGAAATCCAACTGCAACTTTGCTTCAAGCTCCAGGTCCAATTTCTGGACCATCAGCAGCTTGTCGCAATAGTTCAGGAATTGTTTATAGTGTTTCTGTTGTACCTGGTGCTACATCTTATGTTTGGACATTACCAAATGGTGCAACCGGAAGTTCAACAACAAATTCTATTACACTATCATTCAGTTCAAACTATAACGGTGGATTCATCAGTGTTGCAGGTGTGAATATTTGTGGACCTGGACTTCAGGTCTCTAAAAACATACCTGTAATCACAACCTATCCGACACAACCAACCATTATTGTTGGACCGGCTATTGCTTGTGGTCCTTCGACAGCGACTTATTCAACCACAGCAAATAATGCACTTGGATTTAACTGGACCGTTTCCGGCGGAATCACTATTCTTTCAGGACAGGGAACAAATACAATTACTGTTAATCTTCCTGCAGGATTTGGTCAGGGTTCAGTTCAGGTTTACTCGACAAACTGCTATTCAAATAGTGCAGTAAGAGGAATGATAGTTACCGGCAATCCAATACTTGGTGCGGTAAGTGGCTCGAATTATGTTTGCGCGAATTCATCTTCAACTTATTCAATTGCCGTGGTACCGGGAGCAACATCATATGTTTGGTCTGTTACAGGAAATGCAACCTTGGGAGCAACTACTTTAACAAGTACTACATCGTCTCAAGTGATTAACTTTGGACCAGGCTGGACTTCAGGAATAGTTACTGTCACCGGATTCAACTATTGTGGCAGCTCGTCAAAATCTTTCACTGTATTTTCAACTCCAACCCAACCGGGATCAATTTCCGGATTAGGAGCAGGACTATGTGGACTAACGAATCAGTTATATTCGATAGCTCCTGTTGCAGGTGCAACAAATTATCAGTGGACAGTTCCTTCAGGAGTTACAATCAATAGTACAAATGGATTGTCAATCAATGTCAACTTCACTCCTGCATTCACTTCAGCAGCAGGAAACATATGTGTTAGCGCCTTGAATGCTTGCGGTGCGAGTCCTCAACGTTGTTACACTGTAACTTCCCGCCCAGCTATACCGACTGTAACAGGATCAGATGCTGTATGTAAATCGAACAACTCGGTTTCATACTCTGCAACCACTACATCAATTGCAACATCATGGAACTGGACTGTTACAGGTGGAGCTACAATTACGCCATCAGGTTCATCAGCAATTGTAAATTATACAAGCGCTACCACAAGTTCAGCAATCGTAAGAGCGAATGCAAATAACAATTGTGGGTCAGGACAACCGGGTCAGAAAAATGTAGCAGTGAATCTTGGCTGCAGAAATGGAATTGAAAACACTGAAGCTATTACAGAGAGTGCATTTAATGTATATCCAAATCCAACAAAAGGAAATGTGAACATTACATTTAATGCAAGTGAGAATGAAAAATTTGCAATAAAAATTACCGACATGCTTGGCAATCTGGTTTCAGATCAACAAATGAAATCTGCTATTGGTTTCAATTCATTTGAAGTTAATCTTGATAAAATTGCAAAAGGTGTTTACATCGTAAGTGTAAGAAGCGAAAATCTAACTTTCGAAACACAAAGACTTGTAATTGAATAG